In Saccharothrix violaceirubra, the following are encoded in one genomic region:
- a CDS encoding DUF6328 family protein gives MTNTEWAPESPAQRIDRNYHEILQEMRVAQTGVQLLLAFLLTLAFTPRFPLLTAFQLQVYVASLVLGACSTALLIAPAPFHRLVFRRRLKNELVRASSRLLLAGLVLLKLALAAALLLILDFVLGRAPAVTVTAMLLAWFCFWWYVVPLRYRSRSPRVAYGFPGDVRPRAHSEFRQHV, from the coding sequence ATGACGAACACCGAGTGGGCGCCGGAGTCCCCGGCACAGCGGATCGACCGGAACTACCACGAGATCCTCCAGGAGATGCGGGTCGCGCAGACAGGGGTGCAGCTGCTGCTGGCGTTCCTGCTGACGCTCGCGTTCACGCCGCGATTCCCTTTGCTGACGGCGTTCCAGCTCCAGGTGTACGTGGCGAGCCTGGTGCTGGGCGCGTGCTCGACGGCGTTGCTGATCGCACCGGCGCCGTTCCACCGCCTGGTTTTCCGGCGCCGGCTGAAGAACGAGCTGGTGCGCGCGTCGAGTCGGCTGCTGCTCGCCGGACTGGTGCTGCTGAAGCTCGCGTTGGCGGCGGCGTTGCTGCTGATCCTGGACTTCGTGCTGGGCCGGGCGCCGGCGGTCACGGTGACCGCGATGCTGCTGGCTTGGTTCTGCTTCTGGTGGTACGTGGTGCCGCTGCGGTACCGGTCGCGGTCACCCCGTGTGGCGTACGGCTTCCCGGGCGATGTCCGTCCGCGAGCGCACTCCGAGTTTCGCCAGCACGTGTGA
- a CDS encoding glucose 1-dehydrogenase — MRFENKTALVTGGTSGIGLAVARRLLDEGAHVVVTGRDAARLDTAVAGLGPRASGVRGDASSLTDLDVVVDAIRDRHGRLDVVFANAGVAGFAAVEDVTEQEFDRIVDTNFKGVYFTVRKTLPLLGDHAAIVINASWTLHRGLPGASVYAATKAAVHNLARTLVADLAPRGIRVNSVSPGYIRTPMFDEHVPDGTHAAILGAVPAGRFGTPEDVAGVVAFLASADAAYVDGQDVVVDGGLVATHSSTVD, encoded by the coding sequence ATGCGCTTCGAGAACAAGACCGCACTGGTGACCGGCGGCACGTCCGGGATCGGACTCGCCGTCGCACGACGACTTCTGGACGAAGGCGCGCACGTGGTCGTGACCGGCCGGGACGCCGCCAGGCTCGACACGGCGGTGGCCGGACTCGGCCCGCGCGCGTCGGGCGTGCGCGGCGACGCGTCCTCGCTCACCGACCTCGACGTGGTCGTCGACGCGATCCGCGACCGGCACGGACGCCTCGACGTCGTGTTCGCGAACGCGGGCGTGGCCGGGTTCGCCGCCGTCGAGGACGTCACCGAGCAGGAGTTCGACCGGATCGTGGACACCAACTTCAAAGGCGTCTACTTCACCGTGCGCAAGACGCTGCCCCTGCTGGGCGACCACGCGGCGATCGTGATCAACGCGTCGTGGACGCTGCACCGCGGTCTGCCCGGCGCGTCGGTGTACGCGGCGACGAAGGCCGCCGTGCACAACCTCGCGCGCACACTCGTCGCCGACCTGGCGCCGCGCGGCATCCGGGTCAACTCGGTCAGCCCCGGCTACATCCGCACGCCCATGTTCGACGAGCACGTGCCCGACGGGACGCACGCGGCGATCCTCGGCGCGGTGCCCGCCGGGCGCTTCGGCACGCCGGAGGACGTCGCCGGGGTCGTCGCGTTCCTCGCGTCCGCCGACGCCGCCTACGTCGACGGCCAGGACGTCGTGGTGGACGGCGGGCTCGTCGCCACCCATTCGTCCACTGTGGACTAA
- a CDS encoding helix-turn-helix transcriptional regulator, which yields MTRRDQLRDFLRTCRARLRPDDVGLVTAGRRRTPGLRREEVAALAGVGLPWYTWLEQGRDITVSTEVLDAIARALRLSGPERTHLYLLAGLNPPVEGGSRDADVTPELRRLVDAWHPNPAILRDRCWNLLVVNEAARTLFGYAETDRNCLIAFFTNPRHREAHTHWTAVAPLVVAAFRADAAHFPDDPGFAAVVADLVDRSPEFARLWARHEVGRPGQTVKAVRHPEAGELLFDLTTLVVADRPDRYLELYNPRSLVVGLPG from the coding sequence ATGACCCGTCGCGACCAGCTCCGCGACTTCCTGCGCACGTGCCGCGCCCGGTTGCGCCCCGACGACGTCGGCCTCGTGACGGCGGGCCGCCGCCGCACGCCGGGTCTGCGCCGCGAGGAGGTGGCGGCCCTGGCCGGGGTCGGCCTGCCCTGGTACACGTGGCTCGAACAGGGCCGGGACATCACGGTGTCGACCGAGGTGCTCGACGCGATCGCCCGCGCGCTGCGCCTGTCCGGCCCCGAGCGCACCCACCTGTACCTGCTGGCCGGTCTGAACCCACCGGTCGAGGGCGGGTCGCGCGACGCCGACGTCACGCCGGAGCTGCGCCGCCTGGTCGACGCGTGGCACCCCAACCCGGCGATCCTGCGCGACCGCTGCTGGAACCTGCTCGTGGTCAACGAAGCCGCGCGCACCCTGTTCGGTTACGCGGAGACCGACCGGAACTGCCTGATCGCGTTCTTCACCAACCCACGTCACCGCGAGGCGCACACGCACTGGACGGCCGTCGCGCCCCTGGTCGTCGCCGCGTTCCGGGCCGACGCCGCGCACTTCCCCGACGACCCCGGGTTCGCCGCGGTGGTCGCCGACCTGGTGGACCGCAGTCCGGAGTTCGCGCGACTGTGGGCACGCCACGAGGTCGGCCGTCCCGGGCAGACGGTGAAGGCGGTCCGCCACCCCGAGGCGGGCGAGCTGCTGTTCGACCTGACCACGCTGGTCGTGGCCGACCGGCCCGACCGGTACCTGGAGCTGTACAACCCGCGCAGCCTGGTGGTCGGGCTCCCCGGATGA
- a CDS encoding RNA polymerase sigma factor has product MSGVEACRAVEAVWRIEAARVIAGLARQFGDVGLAEEMAQEALVTALEQWPTTGIPDNPAAWLTTTAKRRAIDHLRRRRNYERKLAEIAEDEQHEPDAAALVGEIDDDLLRLVFTACHPVLPLDAQVALTLRLLGGLTTDEIARAYLTREATIAQRIVRAKKSLAKAQVPFEVPDENERPARLAAVLGVIYLIFNEGYSATAGDDWMRPELCADAVRLARVLATLVPKEPEVHGLVALLELQYSRFKARVDAQGEPVLLLDQDRTRWDRLLITRGLTVLEQAGPTGPYGIQAHIAACHARAARPEDTDWFRIAGLYEALALIAPSPVVELNHAVAIGMAFGPATGLELVDEIVAAGTLVDYHLLPSVRGDLLVKLDRPAEAEAEFTRAASLTRNERERALLLARAAACRPHA; this is encoded by the coding sequence GTGTCGGGGGTCGAGGCGTGCCGCGCCGTGGAAGCGGTCTGGCGGATCGAAGCCGCACGGGTGATCGCCGGTCTGGCACGCCAGTTCGGCGACGTCGGCCTGGCCGAGGAGATGGCCCAGGAAGCCCTGGTCACCGCCCTCGAACAGTGGCCCACGACCGGCATCCCCGACAACCCGGCCGCCTGGCTCACGACCACCGCCAAGCGCCGCGCCATCGACCACCTGCGCCGACGCCGCAACTACGAGCGCAAACTCGCCGAGATCGCCGAGGACGAACAGCACGAGCCCGACGCCGCCGCCTTGGTCGGCGAGATCGACGACGACCTGCTCCGGCTCGTGTTCACCGCGTGCCACCCCGTCCTGCCCCTCGACGCCCAGGTCGCGCTCACCCTGCGCCTGCTCGGCGGCCTGACCACCGACGAGATCGCCCGCGCCTACCTGACCCGCGAGGCCACGATCGCCCAGCGCATCGTCCGCGCGAAGAAGTCGCTGGCCAAAGCACAGGTCCCGTTCGAGGTCCCGGACGAGAACGAACGCCCCGCCCGCCTGGCCGCCGTCCTCGGCGTCATCTACCTGATCTTCAACGAGGGCTACTCGGCCACGGCCGGCGACGACTGGATGCGCCCGGAACTCTGCGCCGACGCCGTCCGCCTGGCCCGCGTGCTGGCCACTCTGGTCCCCAAGGAACCCGAGGTCCACGGCCTGGTCGCGCTGCTGGAACTCCAGTACTCCCGCTTCAAGGCCCGCGTCGACGCCCAAGGCGAGCCCGTCCTGCTGCTCGACCAGGACCGCACCCGCTGGGACCGGCTGCTGATCACCCGCGGTCTGACCGTGCTGGAGCAGGCCGGACCGACCGGCCCGTACGGCATCCAGGCGCACATCGCCGCCTGCCACGCCCGCGCCGCCCGGCCCGAGGACACCGACTGGTTCAGGATCGCCGGGCTCTACGAAGCGCTCGCGCTGATCGCGCCGTCCCCGGTGGTCGAGCTGAACCACGCCGTCGCGATCGGCATGGCGTTCGGTCCGGCGACCGGACTCGAACTCGTCGACGAGATCGTGGCCGCGGGCACCCTCGTCGACTACCACCTGTTGCCCAGCGTGCGCGGCGACCTGCTGGTCAAGCTCGACCGCCCGGCCGAGGCCGAGGCCGAGTTCACCCGCGCCGCGAGCCTGACCCGCAACGAACGCGAACGCGCCCTGCTCCTGGCCCGCGCCGCCGCCTGCCGGCCGCACGCATGA
- a CDS encoding YciI family protein: MRFMVIVKANADSEAGVMPSDEVLREMGAFNEELVKAGVLLAADGLAPSREGARVYFSGDKRTVVDGPFAETKELVAGFWLLELKSLEEAVEWIKRVPNPTGEESQIEIRRIYSLEDFAAAAPDVLAQEEALRTQVEQRS; this comes from the coding sequence ATGCGTTTCATGGTGATCGTCAAGGCCAATGCGGACAGCGAGGCCGGTGTCATGCCGAGCGACGAGGTCCTGCGGGAGATGGGTGCGTTCAACGAGGAGCTGGTCAAGGCCGGTGTGCTGCTCGCGGCCGACGGCCTGGCACCCAGCCGTGAGGGTGCACGGGTGTACTTCTCCGGTGACAAGCGCACGGTCGTGGACGGGCCGTTCGCGGAGACCAAGGAGCTGGTCGCGGGCTTCTGGCTGCTGGAGTTGAAGTCCCTGGAAGAGGCCGTGGAGTGGATCAAGCGCGTGCCGAACCCGACCGGCGAGGAATCCCAGATCGAGATCCGCCGCATCTACAGCCTGGAGGACTTCGCCGCCGCCGCGCCCGACGTGCTCGCACAGGAGGAAGCCCTCCGGACCCAGGTCGAACAGCGCTCCTGA
- a CDS encoding DoxX family protein, producing the protein MTTTTIARPVAQDVTLTAFRVVVSFLFGCHGLMGFGLFGGIDGQGGAVEAWSFPGWWASVIEVGGAAFVLLGVGARVAALLCSGTMAYAYFVVHQPEGLLPVQNMGEPAVMFCWAFLVVAVVGPGSYTLDRVFRR; encoded by the coding sequence ATGACCACCACCACCATCGCGCGACCGGTCGCACAGGACGTGACCTTGACGGCGTTCCGCGTCGTCGTGTCGTTCCTGTTCGGGTGCCACGGGCTCATGGGCTTCGGACTGTTCGGCGGGATCGACGGCCAGGGTGGCGCGGTCGAGGCCTGGTCGTTCCCGGGCTGGTGGGCGAGCGTGATCGAGGTGGGCGGCGCGGCGTTCGTGCTGCTCGGCGTCGGCGCGCGGGTGGCGGCGCTGTTGTGCTCGGGGACGATGGCCTACGCGTACTTCGTCGTGCACCAGCCCGAGGGGCTGTTGCCGGTGCAGAACATGGGCGAGCCCGCGGTGATGTTCTGCTGGGCGTTCCTGGTGGTGGCCGTGGTCGGTCCCGGCTCGTACACCCTCGACCGGGTGTTCCGTCGTTGA